From Penicillium psychrofluorescens genome assembly, chromosome: 6, one genomic window encodes:
- a CDS encoding uncharacterized protein (ID:PFLUO_008910-T1.cds;~source:funannotate), which produces MLTSGLTNAPLTKSLLIYTIASSIALTLFDLKHMAAIHVSPHFWPYAQFWRAAVWQVAGFTNSTEALFAAMLVYHLRVVERAWGKRKMAVSLTKPNFLCERRCRGTNMNIGEEGHGSEQGNWLIGVLRFLQTFLLTTLPYTTLLPPILLALVVRPLSLNTLNYLPSGPTAAIFALLAQYHAVIPHVYRYRIGTTASRSTTTTANDTTTSTNNSTNTTSPTRTTQSETTTTTQQQQQQSSKSPRPTLTLLLSDKSPTYLVAAQLALSQFPCTLLPALVGWVVGVAWRAELLPGLSPSSYGFRVPAWIVGERERRNVASGNAGAGAAERERYEDLRRRLEGEAASASASGLEGEESVQRRSAGGGLVERLRSAF; this is translated from the coding sequence ATGCTCACCTCCGGCCTTACAAATGCGCCCCTCACGAAAAGCCTCCTGATCTACACGATCGCCTCCTCGATCGCGCTCACCCTCTTCGACCTGAAACACATGGCCGCCATCCACGTCTCGCCGCACTTCTGGCCCTACGCGCAGTTCTGGCGTGCGGCCGTCTGGCAGGTTGCCGGGTTTACGAATTCCACTGAGGCGCTTTTTGCCGCGATGCTGGTCTATCATCTCCGGGTTGTAGAGAGGGCGTGGGGGAAGCGGAAGATGGCGGTTAGTCTTACCAAACCAAACTTCCTCTGCGAGAGACGATGTAGGGGGACGAATATGAACATCGGAGAGGAAGGGCATGGTTCCGAACAAGGGAATTGGCTAATTGGTGTTCTTCGATTCTTGCAGACTTTCCTTCTTACGACGCTCCCATACACGACTCTCCTCCCGCCTATACTGCTCGCGCTGGTCGTGCGCCCGCTCTCGCTAAACACGCTCAATTACTTGCCTTCTGGTCCGACAGCTGCTATCTTTGCTCTGCTGGCCCAGTACCATGCCGTGATCCCGCATGTGTATCGGTATCGGATCGGGACGACTGCGTCtcgcagcaccaccactaccgcCAATGAtaccaccacatccacaaaCAACAGCACAAATACAACAAGCCCTACGAGGACAACTCAATCcgaaacaacaacaacaacacaacaacaacaacagcaatCAAGCAAATCTCCAAGGCCCACCTTaaccctcctcctctccgACAAATCCCCCACCTACCTCGTtgccgcccagctcgccctcTCCCAGTTCCCGTGCACGCTGCTGCCCGCGCTGGTCGGGTGGGTCGTTGGCGTGGCGTGGCGCGCGGAGCTGCTCCCGGGTCTCTCGCCTTCTAGCTATGGGTTCCGCGTTCCGGCGTGGATAGTCGGCGAGCGCGAGAGGCGGAATGTCGCTTCGGGGaatgctggtgctggcgcgGCGGAGAGGGAGCGCTATGAGGAtttgaggaggaggttggagggGGAGGCGGCTAGTGCCTCGGCTTCCGGGTTGGAGGGTGAGGAGAGTGTGCAGAGAAGGAGTGCTGGTGGGGGGTTGGTGGAGAGACTGAGAAGTGCTTTTTGA
- a CDS encoding uncharacterized protein (ID:PFLUO_008911-T1.cds;~source:funannotate) — protein MAPPTGAALYNKRDGTLTVAQDEQSISWIPAAGGATGTVTISVANITSTCLLFSILDDAWLISSRRRKDLQQTPASAKKVMLKIFVQPANAPPNTTETYIFQFTAGENARLQADAIKDALSTRINAGKAGTPSQTPVPGGGGVGGGMSAAMAIANAVSSAGASKNPWDDDNRLRADVELQQSLLKTDPTLKSMFMESLATKPDTLSAAQFMSQFWSTRLHLLRAHAIERGQTRGSYNVLSTLKPRVEDNVTRLNISKEQIQLIFTQHPLVKRVYDDNVPKLTEQQFWSRFFQSRLFKKLRGERISEADATDLVLDKYLRADEEAEPEREANVHGFLNLAGNEVNNSQRRGNRPDLDMRPSGVDKVPIIRTLNNLSESIMANVAPADGDPNAPAGLDEETWNNLQLQDLRGDEEQNRVTLNIRDQSQFFSQAQEEEQDGQFEQKDPTQILQALRTDIEHSLPVGGTTQLRKLVDGDDEDEEMEEVSASRKSTQEAFAQILEAVRERRTQTSEVSTSETYGLSQALYDRLTLTHATSTEFLHQFWQAFLSGNPDRAGEVTSLAESLQRAQERIHAVERDAEAERQVQCEQIKQKVLQVVQSTGRKPNQKDLNARINAVPGGGKVVAHLLKPTLEALKHAGQEYQMALAEAKEKEMAL, from the coding sequence ATGGCACCTCCAACCGGAGCGGCCTTGTACAATAAGAGAGATGGCACCCTGACCGTGGCCCAGGATGAGCaatccatctcctggattCCTGCAGCAGGAGGTGCCACGGGTACGGTAACCATCTCCGTGGCAAACATCACCAGTACGTGTCTTTTATTTTCCATCCTCGATGATGCATGGCTAATTTCCTCGCGTCGACGAAAAGACCTACAGCAGACTCCGGCTAGTGCTAAAAAGGTGATGCTGAAGATCTTTGTCCAGCCAGCCAACGCGCCACCCAACACCACCGAGACCTATATTTTCCAATTTACGGCCGGAGAAAACGCGCGTCTGCAAGCTGATGCGATCAAAGATGCGCTTAGCACCCGGATCAACGCGGGGAAGGCTGGGACTCCTTCGCAGACACCAGTCCccggcggaggaggagtaGGAGGAGGCATGTCAGCAGCGATGGCTATTGCAAACGCTGTTTCCTCGGCAGGGGCATCCAAAAACCCATGGGACGATGACAACCGGCTGCGGGCGGACGTGGAGCTGCAGCAATCTCTGCTGAAGACCGACCCGACGCTCAAGAGCATGTTCATGGAGTCACTGGCCACGAAACCGGATACCCTGAGCGCCGCACAATTCATGTCACAGTTCTGGTCGACGCGACTACATCTCCTGCGCGCGCATGCCATCGAGCGCGGCCAGACTCGCGGCTCGTACAATGTACTCTCGACGCTGAAGCCGCGCGTGGAGGACAATGTGACTCGCTTGAATATCAGCAAGGAGCAGATTCAGTTGATCTTCACGCAACACCCGCTCGTCAAGCGGGTCTACGATGACAATGTCCCCAAGCTGACCGAGCAGCAATTTTGGTCGCGGTTCTTTCAGAGTCGGCTGTTTAAGAAGCTGCGTGGCGAGCGCATCTCTGAGGCGGATGCTACCGATCTCGTGCTGGATAAATATCTTCGTGCGGACGAGGAGGCAGAGCCAGAGCGCGAGGCGAATGTTCATGGCTTTTTGAATCTGGCTGGAAATGAGGTCAACAACAGCCAGCGTCGCGGAAATCGGCCCGATCTGGACATGCGGCCTTCCGGCGTTGATAAAGTGCCCATTATCCGCACGCTGAACAATCTCAGTGAGAGCATCATGGCGAATGTCGCGCCGGCGGATGGAGACCCGAATGCGCCGGCGGGCTTGGATGAGGAGACGTGGAATAATCTGCAATTGCAGGATTTGCGAGGCGACGAAGAACAGAACCGGGTTACCTTGAATATTCGCGACCAGAGCCAGTTTTTCTCACAGGCccaagaggaagaacaggacGGACAGTTCGAGCAGAAGGACCCAACCCAGATCCTGCAGGCTCTCCGCACGGATATCGAGCATAGTCTGCCCGTGGGCGGCACAACCCAACTTCGCAAGCtcgtcgacggcgacgacgaagacgaggagatggaagaagtgTCCGCTAGCAGAAAATCCACACAGGAAGCATTCGCCCAGATCCTAGAAGCAGTCCGCGAGCGACGCACCCAGACATCAGAGGTCTCCACGTCCGAGACGTACGGACTATCACAGGCGCTGTACGATCGGCTAACATTAACACACGCAACCTCCACTGAGTTCCTGCACCAATTCTGGCAGGCCTTTCTGTCAGGCAACCCCGACCGTGCGGGCGAAGTCACCTCGCTAGCAGAATCCCTCCAGCGCGCACAAGAGCGCATCCATGCCGTGGAACgcgacgccgaggccgagcgccAGGTCCAGTGTgagcagatcaagcagaagGTGCTGCAGGTGGTGCAGAGCACAGGCAGGAAACCGAATCAGAAGGATCTGAATGCTAGGATAAATGCTGTGCCCGGCGGCGGGAAGGTCGTCGCGCACTTGCTGAAACCGACGTTGGAGGCGCTCAAGCACGCCGGGCAGGAGTATCAGATGGCGTTGGCGGAGGCcaaggaaaaagaaatggCATTATAG
- a CDS encoding uncharacterized protein (ID:PFLUO_008912-T1.cds;~source:funannotate) produces MASVTPAPAPAPAKPAIPRFTTAPTGDIPIASRDSSPSSCDTPDGSRSSSRRRPSFGSIKEDTDGIAQSFVDSHQCDSPKDSSKADVPARDMQPSPDFCCPCGGFLGWKQIRLGGKSLSRSYSDLRNLGNKQGRGWAWETNDAGRELRPTKAPEVEVKQVLPPPGTSPLEKVPPEVLDQIISHLALDVPPNGYTPRNVDLVSCLLTSRTLHAATLSVLYRNMTFPHSIIFSKALNHISQYPALGTLVRRLDFSHFTSVGLGRTKQMNAEIQNLTSKTLLKCLDLLPNLKECLLQEHLEGDISVDIVRKLFMGLPNLRAVDFCGCSTQSFSNFFKEALTAGPVLPMSLPNLKCVSLHECSTLPAGIFDLLLPRLINVTHLDLTHTQVNHSALFAIPETARITHLSLSRCMRLDSSAVVEFLTTHPAVNESLVYLNLLTDPTRFRLLEEEDVTALLPKLPDTLRSLNLGGAKVTSEHASLLMPLTKHLEELGLSSADLSVKDVNTFFKPQEQGSGALKTHAPSTLCYLDLAKVPQLTLGAIFNTGTCALLTEESYPLQVIEFSDKIITPLRERSKTQRVSVGWTVRDLGRRGWYVRDPASMPNQPADDGFRSWKVGARWWGMRKIPMAVGDVGGIYGHYMFKK; encoded by the exons ATGGCTTCTGTtactcctgctcctgctcctgctcccGCCAAACCCGCCATCCCTCGCTTCACCACCGCGCCCACTGGTGATATCCCCATCGCCTCGCGCGACTCGTCTCCTTCCTCCTGCGACACCCCGGACGGCTCGCGGTCtagcagccgccgccgcccatcGTTTGGCTCTATCAAAGAAGACACCGACG GTATTGCGCAGTCGTTCGTCGACAGCCACCAGTGTGATTCCCCCAAGGATTCGTCCAAGGCCGATGTTCCCGCCCGCGACATGCAGCCGAGTCCAGATTTCTGCTGCCCCTGCGGCGGCTTCCTGGGGTGGAAACAGATTCGTCTGGGAGGCAAGAGCCTGAGCCGCAGCTATAGCGATCTCCGCAACCTCGGCAACAAGCAAGGCCGTGGCTGGGCGTGGGAGACGAATGATGCCGGCAGAGAGCTGCGGCCGACCAAGGCCCccgaggtcgaggtgaaACAGGTACTGCCGCCACCCGGGACTTctccgctggagaaggtccCGCCGGAGGTTTTGG ATCAAATCATTTCCCACCTCGCGCTGGATGTGCCCCCCAATGGCTACACGCCCCGGAATGTCGACCTCGTCTCGTGTCTGCTTACGTCGCGCACGTTGCACGCCGCCACTCTGAGCGTGTTGTACAGGAACATGACCTTCCCGCACTCtatcatcttctccaaagCACTCAATCATATTTCGCAGTACCCGGCCCTGGGCACCCTCGTGCGCCGCCTAGACTTCTCGCACTTCACCTCTGTTGGTCTGGGTCGTACCAAGCAGATGAACGCCGAGATTCAGAACCTGACCTCGAAGACGCTGCTGAAGtgccttgatcttctgcCCAACCTGAAAGAATGTCTGTTGCAGGAACATCTGGAAGGTGATATCAGTGTGGATATAGTGCGCAAATTGTTCATGGGCCTGCCCAATCTCCGTGCCGTGGATTTCTGCGGTTGCTCAACCCAATCGTTCTCCAATTTCTTCAAGGAAGCTTTGACCGCTGGCCCTGTGTTGCCAATGAGCCTGCCCAATCTGAAATGCGTTTCGTTGCACGAATGCAGCACCCTTCCGGCTGGAATTTTTGATCTCTTGTTACCCCGGCTGATCAATGTCACGCACTTGGATCTCACCCACACACAAGTCAATCACTCGGCTCTTTTCGCCATTCCGGAAACGGCCCGCATCACGCATCTGAGCCTGTCTCGTTGTATGCGCCTTGACAGCTCCGCGGTGGTGGAGTTTTTGACCACCCACCCGGCCGTCAATGAGTCTCTGGTGTACCTGAACCTCCTGACGGATCCAACCCGTTTccgtctgctggaagaggaagatgtcaCAGCACTGCTGCCCAAGCTTCCCGATACCCTTCGCTCCCTCAACCTGGGCGGCGCAAAGGTGACCTCGGAGCATGCGTCGCTACTGATGCCTCTGACGAAGCacttggaggagctgggccTGAGCTCTGCCGACCTTTCCGTCAAGGACGTCAATACGTTCTTCAAGCCCCAGGAACAGGGCTCTGGGGCACTGAAGACCCACGCTCCCAGCACGCTGTGCTATCTTGATCTTGCCAAAGTGCCGCAGCTGACACTCGGTGCCATCTTCAACACTGGAACGTGTGCCTTACTGACGGAAGAGAGCTACCCGCTGCAGGTCATCGAATTCAGTgacaagatcatcacccCCCTACGTGAGCGGTCCAAGACCCAGCGTGTCTCCGTTGGCTGGACGGTGCGGGACCTGGGCCGACGAGGCTGGTACGTCCGCGACCCAGCATCCATGCCCAACCAGCCCGCGGACGATGGCTTCCGCTCCTGGAAGGTGGGTGCTCGGTGGTGGGGCATGCGCAAGATCCCCATGGCTGTGGGCGATGTGGGCGGCATCTACGGACATTACATGTTCAAAAAatga
- a CDS encoding uncharacterized protein (ID:PFLUO_008913-T1.cds;~source:funannotate), with product MPRFDDADFGVEASPRDPQPADAMDARSPLDLRGGGLAIPSEGGNTIEVPATRSSISDAAQFMHNLSLSPSMKDRRGSRNSFGTSLPIPRSPRHSRLSTVQRPGAPSVSRDILASQVQDMSKEKVDAAKNMAFAFDIDGVLAHGNEPIEEAKEALRMLNGDNELGIKIPYILLTNGGGKTEVARCEQLSEVLEHPISTDQFIQSHTPMQALAEYYETVLVCGGEGYMVREVAESYGFKNVVHPKDILAWDPTISPWRAFTPEDRAGAKPRDFSKMKFDAILVFADSRDYATDMQLIMDLLLADDGKLLTRASDPVSKRIPVYFSQGDLVFPTDHKGPPRLTQGAFRIGIEAQYKALTGVDLERVVYGKPERATYTYADEVLRSWMEQIHNENRLPQNIYMVGDNPQSDIIGGNMYGWNTCLVRTGVFQGKEGENDPNNPANFGVFNNVLEAVKAAVRKELGHEFKLKWNPKINPVTHGEGTSAVE from the coding sequence ATGCCTCGCTTCGATGACGCCGACTTTGGAGTGGAGGCCTCTCCCCGGGATCCCCAACCCGCCGATGCGATGGACGCTCGTTCGCCCCTCGAcctgcgcggcggcggcctggcCATCCCCTCGGAGGGCGGCAACACGATTGAGGTCCCCGCGACTCGCAGCTCCATCAGTGATGCTGCCCAATTTATGCACAACCTGAGCCTGTCACCCTCTATGAAGGACCGCCGTGGCTCCCGCAACTCATTTGGTACTTCGCTACCAATCCCGCGCTCACCGCGTCACTCGCGGCTGTCGACTGTCCAGCGGCCCGGGGCCCCCTCGGTCTCGCGGGACATCCTGGCCTCGCAGGTGCAGGACATGTCCAAGGAGAAAGTGGACGCTGCTAAGAACATGGCATTTGCTTTCGACATTGACGGTGTGCTGGCTCACGGCAATGAGCCCATtgaggaggccaaggaggccctCCGGATGCTCAACGGTGACAACGAGTTGGGCATCAAGATCCCTTACATTCTGTTGACCAACGGTGGTGGTAAGACGGAAGTCGCCCGTTGCGAGCAACTCTCGGAGGTTCTGGAGCACCCCATCTCTACGGACCAGTTCATTCAGTCGCACACTCCCATGCAGGCTCTGGCCGAGTACTACGAGACGGTGCTTGTGTGTGGTGGTGAGGGCTACATGGTCCGCGAGGTGGCGGAGAGCTACGGATTCAAGAACGTCGTGCACCCCAAGGATATCCTGGCGTGGGACCCTACCATCTCCCCGTGGCGCGCATTCACGCCCGAGGACCGGGCTGGGGCCAAGCCCCGCGACTTCTCCAAGATGAAGTTCGACGCCATCCTGGTATTTGCCGACTCTCGCGACTATGCCACCGACATGCAGCTCATCATGGATCTTCTgctggccgacgacggcaaGCTCCTGACCCGCGCCTCGGACCCCGTCTCCAAGCGCATCCCCGTCTACTTCTCTCAGGGTGACCTGGTCTTCCCCACCGACCACAAGGGTCCTCCCCGTCTGACCCAGGGTGCCTTCCGCATCGGCATCGAAGCCCAGTACAAGGCCCTTACCGGCGTTGACCTTGAGCGTGTTGTCTACGGCAAGCCCGAGCGCGCCACCTACACCTACGCCGATGAGGTGCTCCGGTCCTGGATGGAGCAGATCCACAACGAGAACCGCCTGCCCCAAAATATCTACATGGTCGGTGACAACCCGCAGTCCGACATCATCGGTGGAAACATGTACGGCTGGAACACCTGCCTGGTCCGTACCGGTGTCTTCCAGGGCAAGGAGGGCGAGAACGATCCCAACAACCCGGCCAACTTTGGTGTGTTCAACAACGTCctcgaggccgtcaaggccgccgTCCGCAAGGAACTCGGGCATGAGTTCAAGCTCAAGTGGAACCCCAAAATCAACCCCGTCACCCACGGCGAGGGCACCTCCGCTGTCGAGTAA
- a CDS encoding uncharacterized protein (ID:PFLUO_008914-T1.cds;~source:funannotate), which yields MSNGKTFTLSNGVKIPAVGFGTFASEGAKGETYAAVTCALRTGYRHLDCAWFYLNEDEVGDGIRDFLKENPSVKREDIFVTTKVWNHLHRYEDVLWSVEDSLKRLKLDYVDLFLIHWPIAAEKDGQEKPKIGADGKYVILKDLTENPEPTWRAMEKLYADGKAKAIGVSNWTIPQLEQMLSFAKVAPQVNQVEIHPFLPNKELVQYCFSKNIMPEAYSPLGSQNQVPTTGERVSDNKTLNDIAQKGGNTLAQVLIAWGLRRGYVVLPKSSNAKRIESNFQSITLSEADFEAVNQVADNRHFRFVNMKDTFGYDVWPEETAKNLSA from the exons ATGTCCAACGGAAAGACCTTCACGCTGAGCAATGGGGTGAAAATCCCCGCCGTCGGTTTCGGAACCTTCGCCAGTGAGGGTGCCAAGGGCGAGACCTATGCCGCGGTCACTTGTGCCCTCCGGACGGGCTACCGGCACCTGGACTGTGCCTGGTTCTACCTCAACGAGGATgaggtcggcgatggcaTCCGTGATTTCCTCAAGGAAAACCCCTCCGTCAAGCGGGAGGATATCTTCGTGACGACCAAGGTGTGGAACCACCTGCACCGGTACGAGGATGTGCTGTGGTCCGTGGAGGACTCACTCAAGCGCCTGAAGCTTGACTACGTCGACCTGTTCCTGATCCACTGGCCCATtgccgccgagaaggacgGCCAAGAGAAGCCGAAGATCGGAGCGGACGGCAAG TACGTGATCCTCAAAGACCTGACCGAAAACCCCGAGCCCACCTGGcgcgccatggagaagctgtACGCGGacggcaaggccaaggccatcggTGTGTCCAACTGGACCATCCcgcagctggagcagatgctcTCGTTCGCCAAGGTAGCGCCGCAGGTCAACCAGGTCGAGATCCATCCGTTCCTGCCGAACAAGGAGCTGGTGCAGTACTGCTTCTCCAAGAACATCATGCCCGAGGCCTACTCGCCGCTGGGCTCGCAGAACCAGGTGCCGACGACCGGCGAGCGCGTCAGCGACAACAAGACCCTGAACGACATTGCCCAGAAGGGCGGTAACACCCTGGCCCAGGTACTGATTGCCTGGGGTCTTCGTCGCGGCTACGTCGTGCTCCCCAAGAGCTCCAACGCCAAGCGCATCGAGTCCAATTTCCAGAGCATCACCCTCAGCGAAGCCGACTTCGAGGCCGTCAACCAGGTCGCTGATAACCGCCACTTCCGCTTCGTCAACATGAAGGACACTTTCGGCTACGATGTGTGGCCCGAGGAGACGGCCAAGAACCTGTCTGCATAG
- a CDS encoding uncharacterized protein (ID:PFLUO_008915-T1.cds;~source:funannotate) yields the protein MGHIQNLPVEILVYVYESLDDIDDVVHLARSCKYLNYVFNPLHTRLRIFSTIIQHAPQHAHDLELCDRIRFYGDFSEIFYSKDAVHEDTEGRKQFFADNLDLGKSSRELPAETVWAVVCRWHAMRLLFNLYCDSSVQRSYSTSIYPYTGHRAVWEDRQAMGREEALLPPSRSCSLDFYALDAEQKQRSYQRFYKALTAHWVAFEALWLARVQDYGTAEEWDKAYDLVGSLWTDNPARPLKEKVDIVEVVDFVWGFLGRKPFHVSSVPSWIAGENEDLFWDKNDTEASNWLHFIREISELLRPPNIIELLLWMWAPHSHWQI from the exons ATGGGTCACATTCAAAACCTCCCCGTCGAGATTCTCGTCTATGTATATGAGTCTCTCGATGAtattgatgatgttgttCATCTCGCGCGGAGCTGCAAATACCTGAATTACGTGTTCAACCCGTTGCACACGCGCTTGAGGATATTCTCAACGATCATT CAACATGCCCCTCAGCATGCGCATGATCTCGAACTCTGCGATCGCATCAGGTTCTACGGGGATTTCTCGGAAATATTTTATTCAAAGGATGCGGTTCACGAAGACACCGAAGGCCGCAAACAGTTTTTCGCCGACAACCTGGATCTAGGGAAGTCGAGCAGAGAGTTACCGGCTGAGACTGTCTGGGCCGTGGTCTGCCGGTGGCATGCGATGCGGCTTCTTTTCAACCTTTATTGCGACTCTTCTGTGCAGAGGTCGTATTCCACCTCGATATACCCCTACACGGGACATAGAGCTGTGTGGGAAGACCGGCAAGCCATGGGTCGTGAGGAAGCCCTTCTACCTCCGTCCCGGTCTTGCAGTCTAGACTTCTATGCCTTGGATGCAGAGCAGAAGCAGCGGTCCTACCAACGATTTTACAAAGCCCTTACCGCTCATTGGGTCGCATTTGAGGCGCTGTGGCTCGCGAGAGTTCAGGATTATGGAACAGCAGAGGAGTGGGACAAAGCCTACGATCTTGTTGGGTCTCTGTGGACAGACAACCCAGCTCGGCCACTCAAAGAAAAGGTTGACATTGTTGAAGTAGTCGATTTTGTCTGGGGATTCCTCGGACGCAAGCCTTTTCACGTCTCGAGCGTCCCAAGCTGGATAGCGGGCGAAAACGAGGACCTATTCTGGGACAAAAATGATACTGAGGCCTCTAACTGGCTTCATTTCATTCGAGAAATTTCCGAGCTCCTGCGACCACCTAATATTATAgaacttcttctctggaTGTGGGCTCCTCATAGCCACTGGCAGATTG
- a CDS encoding uncharacterized protein (ID:PFLUO_008916-T1.cds;~source:funannotate), with translation MANSEQTQQPCQPDDSDPGSTFSFSPVKAIRAVPHLWDRKPSTPLAGPKKTRKLWKRFRSSFTSMKNLVAAEDHNTQITTDASYPRGVKRLCIGPDGAGDDTDSAIEQRGRSFLETKWESEVMRKRRKLPDGPLAIHEDHAAQPDLDDVSGDDVKKGLREVQVGAAMNASPRLFSVLDGFPKHSIYDKAMDVENLDPIVSEANPTEDLQSGPFDTEQYTPIRNARANETTAVQDLTQEQEGTLVRSALRSSLDGEDAELLNDFLSRAKAKRAAKAALMNNQGMEAVDKSSSPEESPETECSTPRSRRALEALDTNSPSPIKKQLSLNKDGSPPPAVEMQEGQKEAPVNEEPAPASPVPRRSTRAKTPAANGPTARNTIALRRAKGTEFVFLQRTEAQELALATKRNTRHNKGSSVMPKYALAALAQQQQNDETDSNDSSSSRSDCKGSRSQLPAKRRKSVAWNDERLAEYEDDPVDDAEEEEEGDNSRPDVDGASRLRSGTKRPDKRAASTGERRSRSQAPKNAEISQGADSVPAPPPTAAASTTPRSRRVRRLDSGSMGSGTPVKTGNRSTTSTSKLPTTTAAAAASSSSSAAAPSGSPSTPSKGRRKLTPKSPRSSLLPAPPSKSTSGTTTTSEHSFVSGIPRSTSTKSSAPAAPAESTKRQMSAGSTPMPRRVRPRT, from the exons atggccaacagcGAGCAGACGCAACAACCATG CCAGCCAGACGACTCCGACCCCGGCAGCACGTTCAGTTTCTCCCCCGTCAAGGCCATACGCGCAGTGCCCCATCTGTGGGACCGCAAGCCTTCCACCCCCTTGGCCGGGCCCAAGAAGACGCGCAAGTTGTGGAAGCGCTTTCGCTCGTCATTCACCAGCATGAAAAACCTCGTCGCGGCCGAAGACCATAATACGCAGATCACAACAGACGCGAGCTATCCGCGGGGCGTGAAGCGCTTATGTATTGGTCCCGATGGCGCGGGGGATGACACCGATAGTGCGATTGAACAGCGGGGGAGGTCGTTTCTGGAAACGAAATGGGAGTCGGAGGTGATGCGAAAGAGAC GTAAACTCCCAGATGGACCGCTTGCTATACATGAGGACCATGCAGCTCAGCCGGACCTTGATGACGTGAGTGGTGACGATGTCAAGAAGGGCCTCCGCGAGGTCCAGGTTGGAGCGGCTATGAACGCCTCCCCTCGACTCTTCAGTGTTCTGGATGGATTTCCGAAACATTCGATCTACGATAAGGCCATGGATGTTGAGAATCTGGATCCGATAGTCTCCGAGGCAAACCCCACGGAAGACCTACAGTCTGGACCATTTGACACAGAGCAGTACACGCCGATTAGAAATGCACGAGCAAACGAAACTACAGCCGTACAGGACTTGACGCAAGAACAGGAGGGCACTCTCGTGCGTTCTGCACTGCGGAGCAGTCTTGACGGGGAGGATGCAGAGCTTCTCAATGATTTCTTGTCCAGAGCCAAGGCCAAGCGGGCGGCGAAGGCGGCATTGATGAATAACCAAGGTATGGAGGCCGTGGACAAGTCGTCAAGCCCGGAAGAATCTCCCGAAACGGAATGCTCGACACCGCGCTCACGCCGCGCATTAGAGGCGTTGGACACCAATTCGCCCTCTCCGATCAAAAAGCAGCTATCACTCAACAAAGATGGCTCTCCTCCACCTGCTGTGGAGATGCAAGAGGGCCAAAAAGAAGCCCCGGTCAACGAGGAGCCAGCTCCTGCCAGCCCTGTACCCCGACGAAGCACACGCGCAAAGACCCCGGCCGCGAACGGCCCGACTGCGCGCAACACTATCGCTCTGCGCCGGGCCAAGGGAACCGAGTTTGTATTTCTACAGCGGACTGAGGCACAGGAGCTGGCCTTGGCTACAAAGCGGAATACTCGACACAACAAGGGCAGCTCTGTGATGCCCAAGTACGCGCTTGCGGCCCTCGCCCAACAACAGCAGAACGACGAGACAGACAGCAACGACTCCTCTTCTAGCCGCTCGGATTGCAAGGGTTCTCGCAGCCAACTCCCGGCTAAGCGTCGTAAGAGCGTTGCCTGGAATGATGAGCGGCTGGCCGAGTATGAGGACGATCCCGTGgacgatgccgaggaagaagaggagggtgaCAATTCCAGGCCTGACGTCGACGGTGCGTCTCGACTGCGTTCTGGCACGAAACGGCCCGACAAACGTGCGGCGTCTACTGGAGAGCGCCGCAGTCGTAGCCAGGCTCCAAAAAATGCAGAAATCAGTCAAGGTGCTGACAGCGTCCCCGCGCCGCCGCCTACCGCTGCTGCTAGCACAACGCCGCGGTCACGACGCGTGCGACGCCTAGACTCGGGCTCGATGGGATCCGGCACCCCAGTGAAGACTGGCAATCGCAGTACGACCAGCACAAGCAAgcttcccaccaccaccgccgccgccgccgcctcctcttcctcttccgcaGCTGCTCCTTCAGGGTCCCCATCCACACCAAGCAAAGGCCGCCGCAAGCTCACGCCCAAGTCCCCCCGCTCATCTCTGCTTCCCGCTCCACCTTCCAAGAGTACCAGCGGCACCACTACTACCTCGGAGCATTCATTTGTCAGTGGCATCCCACGCAGCACAAGCACCAAGAGCTCCGCGCCCGCTGCCCCGGCCGAGAGCACGAAGCGCCAGATGAGCGCGGGATCGACACCCATGCCTCGCCGGGTGCGACCAAGGACATGA